The sequence GTTGCGCGTCGGTCGTATCCTCCGCCCACCACATTCCGCGTTCGCGTGCCGCCCACGGGTCTTCGACGGCGTCCTCAGAACTCTTCGCATACACGTCGTTCTCGTACCACGCTTTCCGCGCATCCAGCCACGACTCGACGCCGTCGAGGAACTCACTCGGGAGCGCGCCGTCGCCCTCGCTCTCTGGGTTGAAATGGTGGTGCGTCGGGTCGACCGCCAGATTCGCGTGCTGGCCGTCCGTAAGGTTCGCGTCGGCGGCGGCCAACTCGTCCGCGTAGTGGTGTCCGGACGAGAAGACCACCGAGTCGAGTGTGCCGTCTTTGACGAACGCGATGAACGGTTCATGGTCCTTGAGGTGCGCGTCCGCGGCGCCGAACCACGCCCCGTCGAGTCCCAGCCACTCCTGCCACGCTGAGGATTGGGCCGGGTACTTCATCCAGTAATAGTACGCGTCGGTCTCGTACTCGTCACTCTCGGCCCGCCAGCCGTAGATGTCCTGCATCTCCTGCCGCGTCGAGTAGGACGCGTGGAGCGCCGGCTGCCACTCTGCCAGTTCCGCCGGGTCGTCCGAGACGGTGTGAATGTGGCTGGGTCGCTCCGGCGGTTCGGCCGCCGCGGCCGTCGACGAGAGGCCGACGACGGCGGCGATACCCGCACCTGTCGCTCGGAGGAACTGGCGACGCGTACTCGTTGTCATGGTTCTAGAAGAGGTACCGTGTGGCGAGGCCACCCTGTGCGTTCGACAGCGCTCGAAACTCCGCGTCACGGGCCTGGGCATCGGCGTTCATCGCCTCGGCCTGCGTCTGGTCCGGTTCGGTCTCGTTGATCGCGGCGTCGACGTCGAGGAGCCCGTGTTTCATTTCAGCTTCGGCGATCTTCGGCGCCGGGCGCGCGTACGTGCGTAAACGGTCGTAGATGTCGGCCGGCGCGAGGCCACCCGTCGCGCCCTGGAGGAGCGCGGCCGCGGCGGCCACGTCCGGTGCGGCCATCGACGTCCCCGATTTGACCTTCTTGCCGTCGGGCGTCATCGCCTCTACTTCCATCCCGGGCGCGCCGATGTCAGGCCGGGTACCGCTCGTGTTCCCACCCGAGTCGTCAAGCGTTCCGGGGTCGGGGCCAGTGTTCGCAAAGTAGGCGACCTTCCGCTTGGTCTCGTCGACCGTCGCCGTCGTCGCCGTCACGCCCAGCGCGTCGTCGGCGTCGCTCGGTGAGGCGGTCCAAATAGTGCCGAAGCGGTCGTTGCCCACCGCGACGAACACCGGGATACCGGCCTCGACGACGGCCGCGACGGCGTCCGCGATCGCCTGGGAGAACAGCGGACTCCCGAGGCTCATGCAGACCGCGTCGGGCGTCACGTTGAGCGTCAGCAGGTACTCCAGCGCGCCGACAATGTCGTCGGTGCTTCCGCTTCCGTCATCGTCGAGCGCTCGGAGAGCGAGAATGTCGGCCGCGGGGAGGAACCCGTCGTACGTCGAGTCCGACGCATTCGCCGCCATCTGCGACGTGACGAACGTCCCGTGTCCTGCGCCGTCCGAGAGCACTGAGAGGCCGCCCTCTGCGACCGTCGTGTTGCTGATGTGGTCCTTGCTCTGGTCGAGGATGCGGGTGTTGCCGCTCCCGTCTTCGAACACGGCGCCAGCGTTCAGGCCGGAGTCGATGACGCCGATAGTCAGCGTGCTCGTGTCGACACCGTGGCCGGTGGCGTACGACGCCTCGCGGACCTGCTGCATCGGGGAGACTGTCGCGTCCTCGTTGAATGCGACGCCCGACGAGGACGGCACGCCGGCATCGAGTTGCCCGCTGGCCTTCGTCACTGTGCGCTGGGTGCGGGAGAGGCCGAAGTCCCACGCCGACGAGTCGTCGAGGGCGCCGAGCGGGTCCGGCAGTGACGCGACGATGTTGAGATCGACCATCGACACGTAGCTCTTGTGCGCGAGGCCGGAGCCAAACCGACCACCTGTCACGTGCGGGCGCGGGGCGACGACCGTCATCATGTCGAGCTGGGAGTGCTCGCTCAGGATGCGTCGGTCCTCGTTGTCGTCGACCCACGTTCGGACCGAGTCGGCGCTGTCCGCGTCGTGTTTGACGACCCACGACGGGATCCCGTCGTCGAACATCTTGAGTTCGTCCGGCGAGGTCGTCGCGAGCGTCGTGAGGGCGCTGCTCCCGAAGAGGTTGCCCCCAAGGAACGGCACGGCCGCGGCGGCCGGGACAGCCTGGAGGAAGTCCCGGCGCGTCGGGTCCGTCATGCTGCCACCCCCGTCGTCGGCGAGGTTGTGGCGACGGTGTTCTGCGGTTCGGCGGCCGGTGCCGTGAGGCCGGTCGTGACGACCTCGGTCGGCAGGCCACCGAAGAGGTCGAAGATGAAGTCGACGATCATGAACGGGTTGATGTCCGGGAGCGTGCGGTCCATCCAGTGACGGGCGCGGTCGTAGTAGCCGGGGTCGCGCGTGATCTCCACGACCGCGACGCCTTGCGCGTTCGTGCGCGTCTGGATGACGTGTTTGTTGTCGCCACGTTCGTCGACGGCACCATACTGGGTCGTTCCGTCGTGGGTGAACGCGTTGTCGTTGACCCAGAGCAAGGCCGAGTCCTCGAATGTCTCCGTGTGGATCTCGACGGCCATGTGCGACCGGACGGTCTCGCGGTCCTCACCGCGGAGGACGCGGACCTCTATCTCGTCGGTACCGCTCTGCATCACGCTCTGTGGTTCAACAACGACCTTCCCGGGTGCGTTTTCGCCGCCGGGGATGACGCCGGACACCGTGAGACGATCGCCGTTCTCCTCAACACGTGCGGAACGGAGACCTTCACCGGCGAGTGCGTGGGTGCCGCTCGGTCCGCGCCGGGCGCGGATGGTCGGCGGCTGGCTCGTCGAGGACTCCTCGGCACGGAGGCTGAAGGTTTCGACGAACGGGTCACCGCCCTGATTGCTATACTGTGCGCGCACGAAGTGCGAGCCCTGACTCTCAGGGGTGAAGCTCACGCGGCCGTTGTCGCGGATGGTCGCGTTGACTACCGTGCCGTCGGGTGCGTAGACGTCGACCGCCTCTATCTGCCCGTAGCCAGTGCCCGATTCGGCGCGGAGCTGGAACGTGACGCGCTCGTCGACGCCGGGCCGGAGCGTGTTCACGTCGATAGCGTTGAGGTTGGGCACGTCGCCGCTAAACTGCGGGTTGACGATGCGTGCCGTCTCCTCGCCGACACCGTCCTCGCTGGCGGCGCGAACACGAACGTTCGCGACCGCGGCGTCAGTGGTTTCGATGGGGAACTCGTTTATCTCGACGGACTGGGAGCCGACGAGGCCGCCGTCTGAGAGTTCCCAGTACTCGTCGGGCATCTGTTGGACCGTCCCGTTACTCCACACGATTTCGACGGCGACGTTCTCCTCGTCGACGCCGTCGGGGACCGGGAACGACCCGGAGATCGTCGAGAGCGACTCGTTGACCTCTTCGACGCTCGTCTCGGCGTCGCCCATATCGATGCGGTTGGCCTGGAACGACGCCGACTGCATCTTGTCGATCTGCGTGCGGAGTTCCTCATTGGAGAGTTCGCTCGGCTCCGGGACTTCCTCGTAGCCGGTCTCGTTGAGGTAGTACTCCAGTGCTGGCGGGTAGCCCTCGACGAGTGAGCGAGAGTTGTTGTAGAGGCTCACCAACTGCGCGCGCGTGACGTTTTCGAGGCGCTGCTCGTACTGGGCCTCCAGGTCCGCGATCGTCTCGTTGAGTCGGAGGTTTTGCGCCCACTCCAGTAGGTCGGCGTAACTACTCATGTTCAGGTTCGGCACTTCCGGCGACTTGATCGTCTTCACAGTCACGTTCTGCGCGGGCGGGTTCGCGCGGTCCGGTTCGGGGCTGGGCAAGATAAACGACCCGTTGTAGTCGCCCTCGGCCGCGTCGCGAAGCGTATCCATCGACACGTTCTCCGTGTTCTGAAGGACTTCGCCGTCGACGCGGTATGCCTGCATCTGGACCGTGACGACGTTGTCCGGGACATCAACCGAGAACGACCCATTTTCGTCGGTTGTCGTGGTACGCCGCACGACCTCGTCGTTGTTGACCATCGTCCGAACGCGGTCGGCGCGGTCGGTCAGTTGCTCGTGTTCGTCGCGGAGGTCCTGCTCGATGCGGTTTGCGAGCTCGTCAGCGTCGCCGTGGACGAACGTGTAGCCCTGTTCCGGGGCGCCCTCAGGATATACTCGGTAGACGCCCGACGGGAGTTGCGTGCGGACGCCGTGGTGTTCCTGTTGGTTTACTTGGTTGCCAGTTCTTGCGACAACCTCTGATTCGTAGGTCTGTCTGTTCGTCACTTCGCCAGACGGGCTCAGTTGCTCAACGACAATCGACTGTTGCTCAGGCGTGCCCGGGAACGAGTTAATGACCGGGTTCCCCACGAGCTCTCTGTCAGTCGCGTCCCAGACCGAGATGATTACCGGCTGTTCGGACGACGTTTGGAGTTTCGGGTCATCTATCTGGTCGGTGGTGAGTGCGTTCTGGAGGTCGTACTCTCGCCCCCAGTCGTCAGCTTCGTGGACGAGTAGGTAGGTACCCGACTGGTGTTCCTCAAGGTCGTACGACTCGTTCCACGAGTTCGGCAGTGGATTTTCGAGGTCGTCGAGGAGATCGTCGGCCTGTTGTTCGAGCGATTCGGCGTCGCTCGTGTTGAGCGCCGGTTCTGCGACGCCCCACACTTCGACGGTCGTGTTCGCCGGAACGGGGTCGCCGTTCTGGTCGATTACTTGACCCCCAATAGCGACACTAGTTGGGCCGGCATCACCGATATGTCCAAACGTAGCATCCTCAATTCTGGAACCCTCACTACTCGCCTCGCCCCCAGTATCAATAGAGTGGAAATATCCTTCACCATCACCCACCATCACGGACCCATCAACAACCGTTGGGTCACTCCTCATCAGTGTCGATGTTGTCGAGTACGTCCACGCTTGAGACCCGCTCGAATCGACTGCGTAGACATCCCCATCATTTGCTGCGAAATAGATATTATCACCAGCCACCGTCGGGCTAGTGAAAATGTTGTCAGTTGGGTTTGTAAACTCCCAATTGACGGAGCCAGTATCCTCGTCGAGCGCAGCTAATCGGGATGATGAGCCATTATACGTCGTTACGTAAACGGCGCCGTTATGCACGGTGGGAGCTGTTCTGACTTCGCCGAGGTCTGCTGTATTTGACCACACCACGGAACCATCGCTGGCATTGAGTGACGTCACTCCCTCACTCGTTGAGTCTGACGTGCTGTAAGAGCCAGCAAAGACAGTTCCATTAACGACAGTCAATTCCCGGGCTATTGGCCCGATGCTAGTTGACCATTCTTCACTGCCAGTCGCCGCATCAATACCATACACATTGCCGTCGCCAGTCCCTACGTAGATAGTGCCGTTTTGAACAGTCGGGTTATAGACCGTCCCCCCAGGCGTCGTGAATGCCCATTCTTGGTCTCCACTAGTAGCGTTTACTGCATATAGGGTCTGATCAGAGCTACCAGCATACACTGTTCCGTTATGGTAAACCGCCGAGCCACCGATTACATCTGACGGAGACGTGAACTCCCATTCTTCAACACCCGTATCTGCATTCAGGGCGAGCAACGAATCATTATGAGTTCCAACATAGACAGTTCCCCCAGCTACATGAGGGGTTGAAAACGACATATTACCAATAGAGTAAGTCCACTTCGTCGACCCATTTTCAGTGTATACGGCGTGGACAGTTCCATCAGAGAAACTATTGTCATTCACTGAGGTGAAATAGGCAACCCCATCCACGATCGTCGGAGCGGACCGTATTGATGCTGAGTCACCTGAGGATTGGGATGCATTATGTGTCCATTCTTCGTCCCCAGCAGCTACTACTGCTGTCGTATCTGTACTTGCTGTCGCGGGAAGGCTAACAAATGGACCGATGATGCTCCCCACGAGCAATACTGCCAACACTGCGGAACGGATTTGATTCTGGTTTTGTTTGGTCATCATAAATGATCTTTTGATTATTGGTTATCAGAGGTCGTTGCGTATCGGCGGAGTGTGTCGGCATCGCGCC is a genomic window of Halostella limicola containing:
- a CDS encoding S8/S53 family peptidase, with translation MTDPTRRDFLQAVPAAAAVPFLGGNLFGSSALTTLATTSPDELKMFDDGIPSWVVKHDADSADSVRTWVDDNEDRRILSEHSQLDMMTVVAPRPHVTGGRFGSGLAHKSYVSMVDLNIVASLPDPLGALDDSSAWDFGLSRTQRTVTKASGQLDAGVPSSSGVAFNEDATVSPMQQVREASYATGHGVDTSTLTIGVIDSGLNAGAVFEDGSGNTRILDQSKDHISNTTVAEGGLSVLSDGAGHGTFVTSQMAANASDSTYDGFLPAADILALRALDDDGSGSTDDIVGALEYLLTLNVTPDAVCMSLGSPLFSQAIADAVAAVVEAGIPVFVAVGNDRFGTIWTASPSDADDALGVTATTATVDETKRKVAYFANTGPDPGTLDDSGGNTSGTRPDIGAPGMEVEAMTPDGKKVKSGTSMAAPDVAAAAALLQGATGGLAPADIYDRLRTYARPAPKIAEAEMKHGLLDVDAAINETEPDQTQAEAMNADAQARDAEFRALSNAQGGLATRYLF
- a CDS encoding outer membrane protein assembly factor BamB family protein, whose translation is MTSLNASDGSVVWSNTADLGEVRTAPTVHNGAVYVTTYNGSSSRLAALDEDTGSVNWEFTNPTDNIFTSPTVAGDNIYFAANDGDVYAVDSSGSQAWTYSTTSTLMRSDPTVVDGSVMVGDGEGYFHSIDTGGEASSEGSRIEDATFGHIGDAGPTSVAIGGQVIDQNGDPVPANTTVEVWGVAEPALNTSDAESLEQQADDLLDDLENPLPNSWNESYDLEEHQSGTYLLVHEADDWGREYDLQNALTTDQIDDPKLQTSSEQPVIISVWDATDRELVGNPVINSFPGTPEQQSIVVEQLSPSGEVTNRQTYESEVVARTGNQVNQQEHHGVRTQLPSGVYRVYPEGAPEQGYTFVHGDADELANRIEQDLRDEHEQLTDRADRVRTMVNNDEVVRRTTTTDENGSFSVDVPDNVVTVQMQAYRVDGEVLQNTENVSMDTLRDAAEGDYNGSFILPSPEPDRANPPAQNVTVKTIKSPEVPNLNMSSYADLLEWAQNLRLNETIADLEAQYEQRLENVTRAQLVSLYNNSRSLVEGYPPALEYYLNETGYEEVPEPSELSNEELRTQIDKMQSASFQANRIDMGDAETSVEEVNESLSTISGSFPVPDGVDEENVAVEIVWSNGTVQQMPDEYWELSDGGLVGSQSVEINEFPIETTDAAVANVRVRAASEDGVGEETARIVNPQFSGDVPNLNAIDVNTLRPGVDERVTFQLRAESGTGYGQIEAVDVYAPDGTVVNATIRDNGRVSFTPESQGSHFVRAQYSNQGGDPFVETFSLRAEESSTSQPPTIRARRGPSGTHALAGEGLRSARVEENGDRLTVSGVIPGGENAPGKVVVEPQSVMQSGTDEIEVRVLRGEDRETVRSHMAVEIHTETFEDSALLWVNDNAFTHDGTTQYGAVDERGDNKHVIQTRTNAQGVAVVEITRDPGYYDRARHWMDRTLPDINPFMIVDFIFDLFGGLPTEVVTTGLTAPAAEPQNTVATTSPTTGVAA